A stretch of Plasmodium chabaudi chabaudi strain AS genome assembly, chromosome: 14 DNA encodes these proteins:
- a CDS encoding CSC1-like protein, putative, with product MKNETEDFLIAFLFDIVFFAICVCIWLYLRKKRDETKISDSIYILNNKVQGDVKLENGFPEGGNKKENIPEKSRRDNKFRTFLNIKDDKIVNTEIKYYLFFLKANRNIIFSLCILGIFLVLPLYLSLPRNNINNPSFFNYISAGKISDINVLTILFFITIIYSAISYTFIYLLWRKIRPNKKKTKKFLPQNFTIMVSHIDKNEINAYKIYKYFCNLTNNKVVSAYLILDYSIVYHEQKKIFNATKNLKLLKENEEKKSIKKGRSRIFFRSLLSKNKKTKDSTLSICDKNGEQVSSNVKKHSISSSIDVRNCENCKDGKKCEKCDDILKVDEHKIYLRNKYDSETPNDDGCNGEQDGMTNNNKCENDIRVNTESNDILQYIDYIKGAGDIDNNETIGSSNINHFKNSNEKKKNDSLNYSSNNYDDNSNYDSEPKRDDCNDEHELYSKESSDEDEDDELEDSKMNNKNIADKNYPYKLHIEKNLINNNNEMIFYGLGPFSNKEKNKFSIKIKKNKDNFEPKKNIFNKFQFFKKSKKSHWKKKLKEHLIKFYHVQNETPKKSTGVCFVSFIDTKSVHDCIHNIPFTERNKWVISNAPPNYDIIWKNLKNHSYKICARFIILNALLVLANTIIILTVTSIDNIIKLMIKKYRDEYPNSGNISAILTTWLTPFIVIFVNSIIQPALITGVSMAIGFIRKSSEHTYVLQGNFIFLILNTIIIPLLSLSPLSSIIKVMYSDEMGQWSTRLGAYLFNSSGFFAMRYLLHCCFLTCANQLLQIPQFSIRSIVKTVTKKEISTWTFDFGYWYGFNTTILALILTFSVAVPFILPLGSLYFFLRYYIDKYNLIYEVCRTNLDSHGAIIRTAIKFMLFSVAFFQLVMFTFFSRVENKFISVGRNILFLSSSLTTLLLLCRSTEWVSTNHIKKKKGKRTFCYLCEKNVYVSNLKDLNKLKYAYANPYETKR from the exons atgaaaaatgagACAGAAGATTTTTTAATAGCTTTTTTGTTTGATATAGTATTTTTTGCTATTTGTGTTTGTATATGGTTATATTTACGAAAAAAACGGGATGAAACTAAGATAAGTGAtagtatatacattttaaataataaagttcAAGGGGATgtaaaattagaaaatggTTTCCCAGAGggtggaaataaaaaagaaaatataccCGAAAAAAGTCGACGAGATAATAAATTTCGaacctttttaaatataaaagatgataaaatagttaatacagaaataaaatattatttattttttttaaaagcaaatagaaatattatattttcattatgtatattaggaatatttttagttttaccattatatttatcattaccacgaaataatataaataatccatcgttttttaattatataagtgCTGGTAAAATATCAGATATTAATGTATTAacgattttattttttattacaattatatatagtgCAATATcttatacatttatatatttattatggcGAAAGATAAGAccaaataagaaaaaaacaaaaaagttCTTACCTCAAAATTTTACTATTATGGTATCCCatatagataaaaatgaaataaatgcttataaaatatataaatatttttgtaatttaacaaataataaagtcGTTTCAGCATATCTTATCTTAGATTATTCAATTGTTTATcatgaacaaaaaaaaatatttaatgcaacaaaaaatttaaaactaCTTAAAGAGAATGAGGAAAAGAAAAGTATTAAAAAGGGAAGATccagaatattttttagaagCTTgttaagtaaaaataaaaaaacaaaagattCTACATTATCTATAtgtgataaaaatggagAGCAAGTATCGAGTAATGTTAAGAAGCATTCAATATCAAGTAGTATTGATGTAAGAAATTGTGAAAATTGTAAGGATGGTAAGAAATGTGAAAAATGTGATGACATTTTAAAGGTAGAtgaacataaaatatatttaagaaataaatatgatagtGAAACACCCAATGATGATGGATGTAATGGGGAACAAGATGGTAtgacaaataataataaatgtgaAAATGATATTCGTGTTAATACAGAAagtaatgatatattacaatatataGATTATATTAAAGGAGCCGGTGatattgataataatgaaacaaTAGGAAgttcaaatataaatcattttaaaaatagtaatgaaaaaaagaaaaatgattctttaaattatagtagcaataattatgatgatAATAGTAATTATGATAGTGAACCTAAAAGAGATGATTGTAATGATGAGCATGAACTGTATTCTAAAGAATCAAGTGATGAAGATGAAGATGATGAATTAGAGGACagtaaaatgaataataaaaatattgcagATAAAAATTATCCATATAAACTtcatattgaaaaaaatttaattaataataataatgaaatgatattttatgGTTTAGGGccattttcaaataaagaaaaaaataaattttctattaaaattaaaaaaaataaagataattttgaacctaaaaaaaatatatttaataaattccagttttttaaaaaaagtaaaaaaagtcattggaaaaaaaagttgaaagaacatttaataaaattttatcatgTTCAAAATGAGACTCCTAAAAAATCAACAGGTGTATGTTTTGTTTCATTTATTGATACAAAATCAGTTCATGATtgtattcataatattccTTTTACTGAGCGGAATAAATGGGTTATATCAAATGCACCTCCTaattatgatataatatGGAAAAATCTTAAAAACCAtagttataaaatatgtgcgcgttttattatacttaATGCTTTGTTAGTATTGGCtaatactattattattttaacagTCACATCaattgataatattataaaactaatgattaaaaaatatagggATGAGTACCCCAATTCAGGAAACATCAGTGCCATCTTAACAA cttGGTTAACTCCCTTTATTGTTATCTTTGTGAACAGTATCATCCAACCCGCTTTAATTACTGGAGTGTCAATGGCAATTGGGTTTATTCGAAAGTCAAGCGAGCACACATATGTGTTGCAgggaaattttatttttttaattttaaatacaattattattccATTACTTTCTTTATCGCCACTTAGCTCGATAATTAAg GTTATGTATTCCGATGAGATGGGGCAATGGTCAACACGTCTAGGGGCTTACCTATTTAACTCTAGTGGTTTTTTCGCTATGAGATATTTACTTCATTGTTGTTTTTTGACGTGTGCAAATCAGCTATTACAAATTCCTCAGTTTTCAA TCAGATCAATTGTTAAAACggtaacaaaaaaagaaataagtACATGGACCTTTGATTTTGGCTATTGGTATGGATTTAACACGACGATTTTAGCCCTAATATTAACCTTTAG CGTTGCCGTTCCTTTCATTTTGCCCTTGGGGTCGTTATACTTTTTCCTGCGGTATTACATAGATAAGTACAATTTGATTTATGAAGTATGTCGAACAAATTTGGATAGTCATGGAGCTATAATAAGAACAGCAATCAAATTTATGCTTTTTTCAGTTGCCTTTTTTCAa cttGTTATGTTCACCTTTTTTTCAAGAGTAGagaataaatttatttcagtCGGTCGGAATATTCTCTTTTTGTCATCATCCCTTACGACACTACTACTTTTATGCAGATCTACTGAATGGGTTAGTACAaatcatattaaaaaaaagaaagggAAAAGAactttttgttatttatgtgagaaaaatgtttatgtAAGTAATTTGAAGgatttaaacaaattaaaatatgcatatgctaATCCATACGAGACAAAACGATGA
- a CDS encoding translation initiation factor eIF-2B subunit beta, putative, whose translation MKSQDTQIKNHAYYQNDDEQKNKMKETHVHNNILDQNEKIFHTPNNNIHNLPQNGINNNADLINKPQNESKPNGNYDKSYKNYKEEYIEQNPKTHTNMCDQKDIHLHSQNICNHNFKENEIIKFEKKQKKSEKIKKNRQKEIISAYWLKGIADILNEGFKNGYIKGSNIIGKKIADVLKKVVEIYHWESVYELIEIIKYLGKEIIKNNKMIFIIPNIIRRVLTIIRTEHFKQLYLYNNNYIDIMNKNNNMIIDELTNKTVNNRFLYERELLNFEKSLSCYFETSSKKNTYKIPATNTLKHSIIEGITELIAEIDLSWGETEQRTSYDLFMENDVILTMGYSFGVEKFLKNINKKKEGISIIVVGGDINRNGFKMAKLLSEDGVDTTYIPDSAISAVIPKVTKVVIGSVAVSSSGGAITKIGGYNIACSAFFYSKPVIVVLPLFKLLYDPLYDPLRHNELQPGPPMIYDNTENFYIRISKYDYIPQKFINLYITEIGPIDSFQLYNIAKKKYHPDDIDLSFD comes from the coding sequence ATGAAAAGCCAAGACactcaaataaaaaatcatgcatattatcaaaatgatgatgaacaaaaaaataaaatgaaagaaaCACATGtccataataatatactcgatcaaaatgaaaaaatatttcatacccctaacaataatattcataatttgcCACAAAATGGTATCAATAATAATGCTGatctaataaataaacCACAAAATGAAAGCAAACCAAATGGGAACTATGATAAAAGCTATAAAAACTATAAAGAGGAATACATTGAACAAAATCCCAAAACGCACACAAACATGTGTGATCAAAAAGATATTCACCTGCACAGTCAGAATATATGTAACcataattttaaagaaaatgaaattataaaatttgaaaaaaaacaaaaaaaaagtgaaaaaataaaaaaaaatcgacaaaaagaaataatatctGCATATTGGCTAAAAGGTATTGctgatatattaaatgaaggatttaaaaatggatatattAAAGGTAGTAATATcataggaaaaaaaattgcagacgttttaaaaaaagttgttgaaatatatcattGGGAAAGTGTATATGAATTAattgaaataattaaatatttaggaaaagaaattattaaaaataataaaatgatatttataattccaaatattataagaaGAGTACTAACCATAATAAGAACGGAACATTTTAAACaactttatttatacaataataattatatagatattatgaataaaaataataatatgattattGATGAATTAACAAATAAGACAGTTAATAAtcgttttttatatgaacgagaacttttaaattttgaaaaatcaCTTTCATGCTATTTTGAAACttcatcaaaaaaaaatacatataaaataccTGCAACAAATACATTAAAACATTCAATAATTGAAGGAATAACCGAACTTATTGCTGAAATTGATTTATCATGGGGAGAAACTGAACAAAGAACTTCTTATGACCTGTTCATGGAAAATGATGTCATTTTAACCATGGGATATTCATTTGGGGTTGAAAAatttctaaaaaatattaacaaaaaaaaagaaggaaTATCTATTATTGTAGTTGGTGGTGATATAAATAGAAATGGATTTAAAATGGCAAAATTATTAAGTGAAGATGGTGTAGATACAACATATATACCTGATTCAGCTATTTCTGCAGTTATACCAAAAGTAACAAAAGTTGTTATAGGCTCAGTAGCTGTTTCATCTTCTGGTGGCGCTATTACCAAAATTGGTGGATATAATATTGCTTGTTcagcatttttttattcaaaacCTGTAATTGTTGTATTACCATTATTTAAACTACTTTATGATCCATTATATGACCCTTTAAGACACAATGAATTACAACCAGGTCCACCCATGATTTATGATAATactgaaaatttttatattcgaatatcaaaatatgattatattcctcaaaaatttattaatctATATATTACAGAAATTGGTCCTATAGACTCTtttcaattatataatattgcaaaaaaaaaatatcatccAGATGATATAGATTTAAGTTTtgattaa
- a CDS encoding AP-3 complex subunit sigma, putative, whose protein sequence is MIRGVLIINTNGKPRFLRFYDGSSHEKQQLITKKIHEIIIKRPSNECCCFIDSEELLGSDVKVVYRHFATLFFIFIIDSMESELGILDLIQVFVQVLDVNFENVCELDLVYNYEQINYILDEIVMGGIVLETNIDAIMQSINGSKKLIDNESSFFGD, encoded by the exons ATGATAAGGGGtgtattaataattaacaCGAATGGGAAGCCGCGGTTTTTGCGTTTTTATGATGGAAGT AGTCATGAAAAGCAACaattaataacaaaaaaaattcatgagataattataaaaagacCATCAAATGAATGCTGTTGTTTTATTGATAGTGAGGAATTGCTTGGTTCGGATGTGAAAGTTGTATATAG GCACTTTGCTAcattattctttatttttataattgatTCCATGGAGAGTGAGTTAGGAATTTTAGACTTAATTCAG GTTTTTGTGCAAGTTTTGGACGtgaattttgaaaatgtttGTGAACTAGATTtagtatataattatgaacag ataaattatatattggaCGAAATTGTCATGGGAG GAATAGTACTGGAAACAAACATTGATGCTATAATGCAATCGATCAATGGgtctaaaaaattaattgatAATGAATCGTCATTTTTTGGTGACtaa
- a CDS encoding transcription initiation factor IIA subunit 2, putative, which translates to MEENNDDKFSNFILLESLKEALNQMIDEFYVEKDVGIKIYKEACMNMKKEIDENSNQLADVNITGQLKSYYCRNDVWTFYFKNSLFKISKNKKTKNSAKDYKNYLPLNLKTYKTFYNKKDIFLESCIDNNNIKFLTDFGKCYSKIVNKEYSENENDDIFFYYDGLIKILCIENSPT; encoded by the exons atggaagaaaataatgatgataaattttctaattttattttattggaATCTTTAAAAGAAGCTCTTAACCAAATGATAGATGAATTTTATGTTGAAAAGGATGTTGGAATAAAGATTTATAAGGAAGCTTGTATG aatatgaaaaaagaaattgaCGAAAATTCCAACCAGCTAGCCGATGTTAATATTACAGGTCaattaaaaagttattaTTGTAGAAATGATGTTTGGacgttttattttaaaaactcATTATTTAAGattagtaaaaataaaaaaacaaaaaattcagcaaaagattataaaaattatttaccattaaatttaaaaacatacaaaactttttataataaaaaagatatatttttagaatCTTGTAtagacaataataatataaaatttcttACAGATTTTGGAAAATGCTATTCAAAAATAGTTAATAAGGAATATagtgaaaatgaaaatgatgatatatttttttattatgatggtttaataaaaatattgtgtATTGAAAATTCGCCaacttaa
- a CDS encoding vacuolar protein sorting-associated protein 26, putative, with amino-acid sequence MLANIFGSVCSIDLKIDAEEGRKFSFLRKDKKGEKYPIFSDGEDINGVATITLKPGKKIEHYGIKLELIGQINILNDKSNSYDFFSISKDLEPPGFLIESKQFKWKFSSVDKQYESYFGKNAQLRYFVRLNIIKGYSGNIQKEIDFIVQNVCIPPEINNTIKMEVGIEDCLHIEFEYDKSKYHLKDVVVGKVYFLLVRIKIKHMELDIIKIETSGVGRNCTTETSTLSKYEIMDGSPTKSECIPVRLYLSGFDLTPTYKNIQNKFSVKYYINLIIVDEEERRYFKKQEIFLWRKKIG; translated from the exons ATG ctAGCTAACATATTCGGAAGTGTGTGCTCTATAGATTTAAAAATCGATGCTGAAGAAGGACGGaagttttcatttttacgTAAAGATAAAAAGGGAGAGAAGTATCCGATTTTTTCAGACGGTGAAGATATAAATGGTGTTGCAACAATAACTTTAAAGCCAGGAAAGAAAATTGAACATTATGGAATAAAATTAGAACTAATAggtcaaataaatatattaaatgataaatcaaattcctatgattttttttcaatatctAAAGATTTAGAGCCTCCTGGTTTTTTAATAGAGAgtaaacaatttaaatggAAATTTTCATCTGTTGATAAACAATATGAATCATATTTTGGTAAGAATGCACAATTAAGATACTTTGTTcgattaaatataataaaaggaTATTCAGGgaatatacaaaaagaaatagaTTTTATTGTGCAAAATGTTTGTATACCTcctgaaataaataacacaataaaaatggaagtAGGGATTGAAGATTGTTTACATATAGAATttgaatatgataaatcaaaatatcatttaaaagATGTGGTAGTAGgaaaagtatattttttattagtacgaataaaaataaaacatatggaattagatattataaaaattgaaacaTCAGGTGTGGGAAGAAATTGTACAACAGAAACATCAactttatcaaaatatgaaattatGGATGGTTCACCAACTAAATCTGAATGTATACCAGTTAGATTATATCTAAGTGGATTTGATTTAACTCCaacttataaaaatattcaaaataaattttcagttaaatattatattaatctTATAATTGTTGATGAGGAAGAAAGACGCTATTTTAAGAAACAAGAAATTTTTCTATGgaggaaaaaaattggataa